A genomic region of Rhizobium sp. NXC24 contains the following coding sequences:
- a CDS encoding GNAT family N-acetyltransferase, translated as MYFVRTAGEQDLGKVRDLLVETWHAAYDRHYGAAKVNELIEFLLSPAKLKARLAKRQSEFLVADNGEDIGGMGYAVMSEQMTKTVLLHMLYVRPSLQRNGIGRDIFAELETCFPDAEVMRLDVEPENAEAIAFYKAHGFTEVGRNENAAPGQSGIPALVFEKRLAT; from the coding sequence GTGTATTTCGTCCGCACGGCCGGCGAACAGGATCTCGGGAAGGTCCGTGACCTTCTCGTAGAGACCTGGCATGCCGCCTATGATCGGCACTACGGCGCGGCGAAGGTCAATGAACTGATCGAGTTTCTGCTTTCGCCGGCCAAGCTGAAAGCGCGGTTGGCGAAGCGGCAATCCGAGTTTCTGGTCGCCGATAATGGCGAGGATATTGGCGGCATGGGTTATGCCGTCATGTCCGAGCAGATGACCAAGACCGTTCTCCTGCACATGCTCTATGTCCGTCCGTCACTGCAACGCAACGGCATCGGCCGCGACATCTTCGCCGAGCTGGAAACCTGCTTTCCGGACGCCGAGGTCATGCGCCTCGACGTCGAGCCAGAAAATGCCGAAGCGATCGCCTTCTACAAAGCCCACGGCTTCACCGAGGTCGGCCGCAACGAGAATGCTGCCCCGGGGCAGTCGGGTATTCCGGCGCTGGTGTTTGAGAAGCGGCTGGCTACGTAA
- the aroQ gene encoding type II 3-dehydroquinate dehydratase, producing the protein MAQTIFVLNGPNLNALGKREPGIYGGKTLKDIEADCKSVGESLGFVVDFRQSNHEGVLVDWMHEAGDVAAGVAINPGAYGHTSIALHDAIRAISIPVVEVHISNIHAREEFRHKSMIAPAAKGMICGFGPHSYILALHALKSITQ; encoded by the coding sequence ATGGCGCAAACCATTTTCGTCCTAAACGGACCCAATTTGAATGCCCTCGGCAAGCGCGAGCCGGGCATCTATGGCGGCAAGACGCTCAAGGATATCGAAGCCGACTGCAAATCCGTGGGCGAAAGCCTTGGCTTTGTCGTCGACTTTCGCCAGAGCAACCATGAAGGCGTGCTAGTCGACTGGATGCACGAAGCCGGCGACGTCGCCGCCGGCGTCGCCATCAACCCCGGCGCCTATGGCCACACGTCGATCGCGCTTCATGATGCGATCCGCGCCATTTCCATTCCGGTGGTGGAGGTTCATATCTCCAACATCCACGCACGCGAAGAATTCCGGCACAAATCGATGATCGCGCCCGCCGCCAAGGGCATGATCTGCGGTTTTGGGCCCCACAGCTACATCCTGGCGCTGCATGCGCTGAAATCCATCACGCAATAA
- the gatB gene encoding Asp-tRNA(Asn)/Glu-tRNA(Gln) amidotransferase subunit GatB, translating to MTIVDVRTPDPKRFIPGATGDWEVIVGMEVHAQVLSKSKLFSGASTEFGKPQNSNVSLVDAAMPGMLPVINEECVRQAVRTGLGLKAQINKRSVFDRKNYFYPDLPQGYQISQYKDPIVGEGKIVISLGPDRQGQFEDIEIGIERLHLEQDAGKSMHDQHATMSYVDLNRSGVALMEIVSKPDMRSSDEAKAYMTKLRSIVRYLGTCDGNMDEGSMRADVNVSVRRPGGEFGTRCEIKNVNSIRFIGQAIEAEAVRQIRILEDGGVIEQETRLFDPNKGETRSMRSKEDAHDYRYFPDPDLLPLEFDDAFVEELAADLPELPDDKKERFVRELGLSIYDASVLVSEKAIADYFEAVAAGRDGKIAANWVINDLLGALNKTGKTIEETPVSPAQLGAIIDLIKAETISGKIAKDLFEIVLTEGGDPMEIVEARGMKQVTDTGAIEKAVDEIIAANPDQVAKVKAKPTLAGWFVGQVMKSTGGKANPQAVQALVKAKLGIEEE from the coding sequence ATGACCATTGTCGACGTTCGTACGCCAGATCCGAAGCGCTTCATTCCCGGTGCCACCGGCGATTGGGAAGTTATTGTCGGAATGGAAGTCCATGCCCAGGTGCTGAGCAAATCCAAGCTCTTCTCCGGTGCTTCGACCGAGTTCGGCAAGCCGCAGAATTCCAACGTCTCGCTGGTCGATGCCGCCATGCCCGGCATGCTGCCGGTCATCAATGAGGAATGCGTCAGGCAGGCCGTGCGCACCGGCCTCGGCCTGAAGGCTCAGATCAACAAGCGCTCGGTCTTCGACCGCAAGAACTATTTCTATCCGGACCTGCCGCAGGGCTATCAGATCTCGCAGTACAAGGACCCGATCGTCGGCGAAGGCAAGATCGTCATCTCGCTCGGTCCGGATCGCCAGGGTCAGTTCGAGGACATCGAGATCGGCATCGAGCGCCTGCATCTGGAGCAGGACGCCGGCAAGTCCATGCACGACCAGCACGCCACTATGTCCTATGTCGACCTCAACCGTTCCGGCGTGGCGCTGATGGAAATCGTCTCCAAGCCGGACATGCGCTCGTCGGATGAGGCGAAGGCCTATATGACCAAGCTGCGCTCGATCGTACGTTATCTCGGCACCTGCGACGGCAATATGGATGAAGGTTCCATGCGCGCCGACGTCAATGTCTCTGTCCGTCGTCCGGGCGGCGAGTTCGGCACACGCTGCGAAATCAAGAACGTCAACTCCATCCGCTTCATTGGACAGGCGATCGAGGCCGAGGCGGTCCGGCAGATCCGTATTTTGGAAGACGGTGGGGTGATCGAGCAGGAAACGCGCCTCTTCGACCCGAACAAGGGTGAAACCCGCTCCATGCGCTCCAAGGAGGATGCACACGACTACCGTTATTTCCCCGATCCGGACCTGCTGCCGCTCGAATTCGACGACGCTTTCGTCGAGGAACTCGCAGCCGATCTGCCGGAGCTGCCTGACGACAAGAAGGAGCGTTTCGTCCGCGAGCTCGGTCTCTCGATCTACGATGCCTCCGTGCTTGTCTCGGAAAAGGCGATTGCCGATTATTTCGAGGCCGTCGCTGCCGGTCGCGATGGCAAGATCGCAGCAAACTGGGTGATCAACGACTTGCTGGGCGCCTTGAACAAAACCGGCAAAACCATTGAGGAGACTCCGGTTTCGCCCGCCCAGCTCGGCGCCATCATCGACCTGATCAAGGCCGAAACCATCTCTGGCAAGATCGCCAAGGACCTGTTCGAGATCGTGCTTACCGAAGGCGGCGATCCCATGGAGATCGTCGAAGCTCGCGGTATGAAGCAGGTCACCGACACCGGCGCCATCGAGAAGGCGGTTGACGAGATCATCGCCGCCAATCCGGATCAGGTCGCCAAGGTCAAGGCCAAGCCGACGCTTGCCGGCTGGTTCGTCGGCCAGGTGATGAAGTCGACCGGCGGCAAGGCCAATCCGCAGGCGGTACAAGCCCTCGTCAAGGCCAAGCTCGGCATCGAAGAGGAATAG
- a CDS encoding DUF1062 domain-containing protein, whose product MCNSLKVRWTINPRTAPQPWIVCSGCGCPKPFKSSGKTRLNANGKKLDAWLVYKCVDCDKTWNRTLFERQTIRDLDPLVLEALQGNDSDWIRAREFDLDALRRKTQRIDEFADADVEKEILSEPDCWTMLEIDLAVTLPFNVRLDRLLASELNVSRSRLQALHEDAKLRVHTDRADAMRRRIKNGSCIVIDLSDEADRHLIWKAAVLGKEIS is encoded by the coding sequence ATGTGCAACAGTCTCAAGGTCCGATGGACCATCAATCCTCGAACTGCCCCTCAACCATGGATCGTCTGCAGCGGATGCGGCTGCCCCAAGCCTTTCAAGTCCAGCGGCAAGACCAGACTCAACGCCAACGGCAAGAAACTCGACGCCTGGCTCGTCTATAAATGCGTGGACTGCGACAAGACATGGAACCGGACGCTCTTCGAGCGCCAGACCATTCGTGATCTTGATCCGCTTGTTCTGGAAGCGCTGCAAGGCAACGATTCCGACTGGATACGAGCCAGAGAATTCGATCTCGATGCGCTGCGGCGCAAGACCCAACGCATCGACGAATTTGCCGATGCAGATGTTGAAAAAGAGATACTGAGCGAACCGGATTGCTGGACAATGCTGGAAATCGATCTGGCGGTTACGCTTCCTTTCAACGTCCGTCTCGATCGCCTGCTTGCCTCTGAACTCAACGTCTCACGCTCCCGGCTTCAGGCTCTGCACGAAGACGCGAAACTTCGGGTGCATACGGATCGCGCCGATGCGATGCGGCGTAGGATCAAGAATGGCTCATGCATCGTCATCGATCTCTCTGACGAGGCCGATCGACATTTGATCTGGAAAGCCGCCGTTTTGGGCAAAGAGATCAGCTGA
- the accC gene encoding acetyl-CoA carboxylase biotin carboxylase subunit — protein sequence MPMISKILIANRGEIALRVLRACKELGIASVAVHSTADADAMHVRLADESVCIGPPPSRESYLNIHQIVAACEITGADAVHPGYGFLSENAKFADILEAHGITFIGPTADHIRIMGDKITAKTTAQQLGIPVVPGSDGEVKTEADALRTAKEIGYPVLIKATAGGGGRGMKVARTEADVLEAWSTARTEAAAAFGNESVYMEKYLGKPRHIEIQVFGDGEGNAVHLGERDCSLQRRHQKVWEEANSPALNVEQRMKIGQICADAMKKLKYRGAGTIEFLYENGEFYFIEMNTRLQVEHPVTEAITGIDLVHEQIRVASGGGLSVTQEDVHFHGHAIECRINAEDARTFVPSPGTITHFHAPGGLGVRIDSGAYQGYRIPPYYDSLIGKLIVHGRTRVECMMRLRRALDEFVVDGIKTTLPLFQDLVSNQDIANGDYDIHWLEDYLAKGSA from the coding sequence ATGCCCATGATTTCGAAGATTCTCATAGCCAATCGCGGAGAGATCGCCCTTCGTGTGCTGCGCGCCTGCAAGGAGCTCGGCATTGCGAGCGTCGCCGTGCATTCGACCGCCGACGCCGACGCGATGCATGTGCGCCTGGCGGATGAAAGCGTGTGCATTGGCCCGCCGCCGTCGCGCGAGAGCTATCTCAACATCCACCAGATCGTCGCGGCCTGCGAGATCACCGGTGCCGACGCCGTTCATCCGGGCTATGGGTTCTTGTCGGAGAACGCCAAGTTCGCCGATATTCTCGAAGCACATGGCATCACCTTCATCGGCCCGACGGCGGATCACATCCGCATCATGGGCGATAAGATCACCGCCAAGACGACGGCGCAGCAGCTCGGCATTCCCGTCGTTCCCGGTTCGGACGGCGAAGTGAAGACCGAAGCGGATGCGCTGAGGACCGCGAAGGAAATCGGCTATCCCGTGCTGATCAAGGCGACCGCCGGTGGCGGCGGACGCGGCATGAAGGTGGCGCGCACGGAAGCCGATGTACTCGAAGCCTGGTCGACGGCGCGCACCGAGGCGGCAGCCGCCTTCGGCAATGAATCCGTCTACATGGAAAAATATCTCGGCAAGCCGCGCCATATTGAAATCCAGGTATTCGGCGATGGCGAAGGGAATGCCGTGCATCTCGGAGAGCGCGACTGCTCGCTGCAGCGCCGCCACCAGAAGGTCTGGGAAGAAGCCAATTCACCGGCGCTCAACGTCGAGCAGCGGATGAAGATCGGCCAGATCTGCGCCGACGCCATGAAGAAGCTGAAATATCGCGGCGCCGGCACGATCGAATTCCTCTATGAAAACGGCGAGTTCTATTTCATCGAAATGAACACCCGCCTGCAGGTCGAGCATCCGGTTACCGAAGCGATCACCGGCATCGATCTCGTGCACGAACAGATCCGCGTGGCCTCGGGCGGCGGTCTTTCCGTGACGCAGGAAGACGTGCATTTCCACGGCCACGCCATCGAATGCCGCATCAATGCCGAGGACGCGCGCACCTTCGTGCCCTCGCCCGGCACGATCACGCATTTCCACGCACCGGGCGGCCTTGGCGTTCGCATCGATTCGGGCGCCTACCAGGGCTACAGAATCCCGCCCTATTACGACAGCCTGATCGGCAAGCTGATCGTGCATGGCCGCACCCGCGTCGAATGCATGATGCGCCTGCGCCGCGCGCTCGACGAATTCGTGGTCGATGGCATCAAGACCACGCTGCCTCTGTTCCAGGATCTGGTTTCCAACCAGGATATCGCCAACGGCGATTACGATATCCATTGGCTGGAAGACTATCTGGCGAAAGGTTCGGCTTAA
- a CDS encoding DUF2155 domain-containing protein, producing the protein MTFFTRSASLRAISGVALAFAAGVFLPPSAEAARISNPVAVFSGLDKITGRITTFDVYINETVQFGALQVTPKACYSRDDTEQQKVDGFVEVDEITLDRRIRRIFTGWMFADSPGLNAVEHPIYDVWLKECKQKSDIPPPDSAGAK; encoded by the coding sequence ATGACGTTTTTCACGCGGAGCGCTTCTTTGCGTGCGATATCGGGAGTGGCGCTTGCCTTTGCTGCGGGCGTCTTTTTGCCGCCGTCCGCCGAGGCTGCCCGCATCTCCAACCCCGTCGCCGTCTTCTCCGGCCTCGACAAGATCACCGGCCGCATCACCACGTTCGATGTCTACATCAACGAGACCGTGCAGTTCGGCGCGCTGCAGGTGACGCCGAAGGCTTGCTATTCCCGTGACGATACCGAGCAGCAGAAGGTCGACGGCTTTGTCGAGGTGGACGAGATCACCCTCGACCGCCGCATCCGCCGCATCTTCACCGGCTGGATGTTCGCCGACAGCCCGGGCCTCAACGCCGTTGAACATCCGATCTATGACGTCTGGCTGAAAGAGTGCAAGCAGAAGTCGGACATCCCGCCGCCGGACAGCGCCGGCGCCAAGTAA
- a CDS encoding NADH:ubiquinone oxidoreductase subunit NDUFA12, whose product MWNLLVQTFTWWNGQTMGTRFATWRFGKRVGEDEFGNVYYEGGMSSYGLPKRWVIYKGYAEASAIPPGWHGWMHHRTDVPPTKDNYVAKEWQKAHRANPTGSPQAYRPPGSLSVAGERPRVTGDYDAWTPGN is encoded by the coding sequence ATGTGGAATTTACTCGTGCAAACCTTCACTTGGTGGAATGGTCAGACGATGGGCACCCGCTTTGCGACCTGGCGGTTCGGCAAGCGCGTCGGCGAGGATGAATTCGGCAATGTCTACTACGAGGGCGGCATGTCCTCCTACGGCCTTCCGAAGCGCTGGGTGATCTACAAGGGTTATGCCGAGGCGTCCGCTATTCCTCCGGGCTGGCACGGCTGGATGCATCACCGCACCGACGTTCCGCCGACCAAGGACAATTACGTCGCCAAGGAATGGCAGAAGGCGCACCGCGCCAATCCGACGGGTTCGCCGCAGGCCTATCGTCCGCCCGGCTCGCTGTCCGTTGCCGGCGAACGTCCGCGCGTGACCGGCGATTACGACGCCTGGACGCCCGGCAACTGA
- a CDS encoding GNAT family N-acetyltransferase — protein sequence MPSQELLIREAKESDLPSLIALFAADALGGHADTTDPTAYEDYLRAFRTIQSSPDQALYVAELAGEVVGTFQTMITTSLTGRGSSSMIIEAVQTRSDLRGQGIGAMMINFCIAEAKGRGVRLVQLTSNALRKDAHRFYERLGFKPSHLGFKMALK from the coding sequence TTGCCCTCACAAGAACTACTTATCCGCGAAGCAAAAGAATCCGATCTCCCTTCCTTAATCGCCCTCTTCGCCGCCGATGCTCTCGGCGGTCACGCCGACACGACCGATCCCACCGCTTACGAGGATTACCTCCGCGCCTTCCGGACCATCCAATCCTCGCCGGATCAGGCGCTCTATGTCGCCGAGCTGGCGGGCGAGGTCGTCGGCACGTTCCAGACCATGATCACGACATCGCTGACCGGCCGCGGCTCCTCGTCGATGATCATCGAGGCCGTCCAGACGCGGAGCGATCTGCGCGGGCAGGGGATCGGTGCCATGATGATCAATTTTTGCATTGCCGAGGCAAAAGGCCGCGGCGTGCGGCTCGTGCAACTAACCTCGAACGCCCTTCGCAAGGATGCCCATCGTTTCTATGAGAGATTGGGTTTCAAGCCGAGCCATCTCGGCTTCAAGATGGCCTTGAAATGA
- a CDS encoding YjhX family toxin produces MDISRAEQRILHLLAQGGRIEINRAENKKIETVRCFTRDGWLYPGFGLDLFRKLKRLRAIKSSGGHPYQITEQGLRLVRAQLDNR; encoded by the coding sequence ATGGATATTTCGCGCGCCGAACAGCGCATCCTGCATCTGCTCGCCCAAGGCGGGCGCATTGAAATCAACCGCGCCGAAAACAAGAAGATCGAGACGGTCCGCTGCTTCACACGCGACGGCTGGCTCTATCCCGGCTTCGGCCTCGATCTCTTCCGCAAACTCAAACGCCTAAGAGCCATCAAATCCTCGGGCGGTCATCCTTATCAGATTACCGAACAGGGACTGAGGCTAGTGAGGGCGCAGTTGGATAATAGGTAA
- the accB gene encoding acetyl-CoA carboxylase biotin carboxyl carrier protein — MADKKLGIDQALIRDLANILNETDLTEIEVEQEDLRIRVSRAGTTQYVQAPIAAPAYAAAAPAAAPVAAAAPAGKSRNPDNVVSAPMVGTVYMAPAPGAAAFIEVGASVKEGQTLLIIEAMKTMNQIPAPKSGIVTEILIQDGRPVEYGEALVVIE, encoded by the coding sequence ATGGCTGACAAGAAATTGGGTATCGACCAGGCGCTGATCCGCGACCTCGCCAATATTCTCAATGAGACCGATCTGACCGAGATCGAAGTCGAGCAGGAAGATCTGCGCATCCGCGTATCGCGCGCCGGCACGACTCAATATGTTCAGGCACCGATCGCAGCACCCGCCTATGCCGCAGCAGCTCCTGCCGCCGCTCCCGTTGCAGCGGCCGCACCTGCCGGCAAGTCGCGCAATCCGGACAACGTCGTCAGCGCGCCGATGGTAGGCACGGTCTACATGGCACCCGCTCCAGGCGCTGCCGCTTTCATCGAGGTCGGCGCCTCCGTCAAGGAAGGCCAGACGCTGCTGATCATCGAAGCAATGAAGACGATGAACCAGATCCCCGCGCCCAAATCCGGTATTGTGACCGAAATCCTCATTCAGGATGGACGCCCGGTCGAATACGGCGAAGCCCTGGTCGTCATCGAGTAG
- a CDS encoding GNAT family N-acetyltransferase gives MIHIRNAHEGEMEILANIGLRSWQAAMGSIGGTDALLESASEAFSNFTRGAWLTITVVELNGVVTGWAAREALDENISDFWIDPDHLRQGLGSALLAQIEKDVREQGLEKIAVQTHAENSDAIEFFKAHGYAIHWLSVDYSPKLDRDVPTVGLSKALLDSDDGTYGAGL, from the coding sequence ATGATCCACATTCGCAACGCGCACGAAGGAGAGATGGAGATATTGGCCAATATCGGCCTGCGCTCATGGCAGGCGGCCATGGGGTCGATCGGCGGCACGGACGCGCTGCTCGAAAGTGCCAGCGAAGCCTTCTCGAACTTCACCCGCGGCGCCTGGCTGACGATCACGGTCGTGGAGCTGAACGGAGTGGTTACCGGTTGGGCAGCCCGTGAAGCCTTGGACGAGAATATCTCCGATTTCTGGATCGATCCCGATCATCTGCGGCAGGGACTTGGTTCGGCGCTGCTGGCGCAGATCGAAAAGGATGTTCGGGAGCAGGGGTTGGAGAAGATCGCGGTGCAGACCCACGCCGAAAACAGCGATGCGATCGAATTCTTCAAGGCACACGGCTATGCCATTCATTGGCTTTCCGTCGACTATTCTCCGAAGCTCGATCGCGACGTGCCGACGGTCGGACTTTCGAAAGCGCTGCTCGATAGCGACGACGGGACGTATGGCGCGGGCTTATAG
- a CDS encoding DUF2167 domain-containing protein codes for MKTYLAIAFLAALVATQAEAKSFHDMFGTDAPEGGAGAILKTIDFQQGPIKLPGANATLNVSDQFYYLNPADTRKVLVQLWGNPGNAAEGTLGMIFPAKYAPTDQRTWGAVVEYDNGGHVSDDDAASTDYNALLKQIQDAIKGDNPEREKQGYPSITLVGWAEPPHYDKATHALHWARDLVFGKDPSGPHTLNYSVRVLGREGVMELDFVAGLNQLQEINNAIPNVINTVQYDSGKRYADFVNGDKIAAYSMAGMIAAGAGVKIAAKLGFLAVVLGFFKSFGVALLALKKGLIVIIAGIAALGRKILGLFRRDKSTDA; via the coding sequence TTGAAAACATATCTTGCAATCGCCTTTCTCGCCGCACTGGTCGCAACGCAGGCCGAGGCCAAATCCTTTCACGACATGTTCGGCACCGACGCGCCCGAGGGCGGCGCGGGAGCCATACTGAAGACCATCGACTTCCAGCAGGGACCGATCAAATTGCCCGGCGCCAATGCGACGCTGAACGTTTCCGATCAGTTCTACTATCTCAATCCGGCCGATACACGAAAAGTACTGGTTCAGCTTTGGGGCAATCCGGGCAATGCCGCCGAAGGTACGCTCGGCATGATCTTCCCGGCGAAATATGCGCCGACGGATCAGCGTACCTGGGGTGCGGTCGTCGAATATGACAATGGCGGCCATGTCTCCGACGATGACGCCGCGTCGACAGACTACAACGCGTTGCTGAAACAAATCCAGGACGCGATCAAAGGAGACAATCCCGAACGCGAGAAGCAAGGCTACCCTTCGATCACTCTGGTCGGCTGGGCTGAACCACCGCACTATGACAAGGCAACCCATGCACTCCACTGGGCGCGCGACCTGGTCTTCGGCAAGGACCCCAGTGGTCCGCATACGTTGAACTATTCGGTGCGCGTGCTCGGTCGCGAAGGCGTCATGGAGCTCGATTTCGTAGCCGGCCTCAACCAATTGCAGGAAATCAACAATGCCATCCCGAATGTCATCAACACCGTGCAATATGACAGCGGCAAGCGCTATGCCGACTTTGTCAACGGCGACAAGATCGCCGCCTACAGCATGGCGGGAATGATCGCGGCCGGTGCCGGCGTGAAGATTGCAGCAAAACTCGGCTTTCTGGCCGTCGTCCTCGGCTTTTTCAAAAGCTTCGGCGTAGCGCTCCTGGCATTGAAGAAAGGGCTGATCGTCATCATCGCCGGCATTGCCGCCTTGGGGCGCAAGATTCTTGGCCTGTTTCGCCGGGATAAAAGCACCGACGCTTGA
- the gatA gene encoding Asp-tRNA(Asn)/Glu-tRNA(Gln) amidotransferase subunit GatA, with the protein MSELTSLTIAEARDKLRAKDITATELTEAYLSAIEAANAQFNAYVKVTPQKALAMAKVSDARLAEGKAGALEGIPLGIKDLFGTEGIHTQACSHILDGFEPHYESTVTQNLWNDGAVMLGKLNMDEFAMGSSNETSYYGPVINPWRAAGSNQQLVPGGSSGGSAAAVAAHLCAGATATDTGGSIRQPAAFTGTVGIKPTYGRCSRWGIVAFASSLDQAGPIARDVRDAAILLKSMASVDAKDTTSVDLPVPDYEASLGKSLKGMKIGIPNEYRVDGMPEEIETLWQQGIAWLKDAGAEIVNISLPHTKYALPAYYIVAPAEASSNLARYDGVRYGLRVDGENIVDMYEKTRAAGFGQEVKRRIMIGTYVLSAGYYDAYYLRAQKVRTLIKRDFELAFHAGVDAILTPATPSSAFGIADENLASDPVKMYLNDIFTVTVNMAGLPGIAVPAGLDPKGLPLGLQLIGKPFDEETLFKTAHVIEQAAGKFTPAKWW; encoded by the coding sequence ATGAGTGAACTGACCAGCCTGACCATCGCCGAAGCTCGCGACAAACTGCGCGCCAAGGATATCACCGCCACCGAATTGACCGAGGCCTATCTTTCGGCGATCGAGGCGGCCAATGCTCAGTTCAATGCCTATGTGAAGGTGACGCCGCAAAAGGCGCTTGCAATGGCCAAGGTCTCGGACGCCCGCCTTGCTGAAGGCAAAGCCGGCGCGCTGGAAGGCATTCCGCTCGGCATCAAGGACCTGTTCGGCACCGAAGGCATTCATACGCAGGCCTGCAGCCACATCCTGGACGGCTTCGAGCCGCACTATGAATCGACTGTCACGCAGAACCTCTGGAACGACGGTGCTGTCATGCTGGGCAAGCTCAACATGGATGAGTTCGCCATGGGCTCCTCCAACGAGACCTCCTATTACGGCCCCGTGATCAACCCCTGGCGCGCCGCAGGCTCCAACCAGCAGCTCGTTCCCGGGGGCTCCTCGGGCGGTTCGGCCGCTGCCGTTGCCGCGCATCTCTGCGCGGGCGCCACCGCTACTGACACCGGCGGCTCCATTCGCCAGCCCGCCGCCTTCACCGGCACGGTCGGCATCAAGCCGACCTATGGCCGCTGCTCGCGCTGGGGCATCGTCGCCTTCGCCTCGTCGCTCGACCAGGCTGGCCCGATCGCTCGCGATGTTCGCGACGCTGCCATCCTGCTGAAGTCGATGGCGAGCGTTGATGCCAAAGATACGACCTCCGTCGATCTGCCCGTGCCGGATTACGAAGCCTCGCTGGGTAAATCGCTCAAGGGCATGAAGATCGGCATCCCGAACGAATACCGTGTCGACGGCATGCCGGAAGAGATCGAGACTCTTTGGCAGCAGGGCATCGCCTGGCTGAAGGATGCCGGCGCCGAGATCGTCAACATCTCCCTGCCGCACACGAAATATGCCCTGCCGGCCTATTACATCGTTGCGCCTGCCGAGGCGTCCTCGAACCTCGCCCGTTACGACGGCGTGCGCTATGGCCTGCGCGTCGACGGCGAGAATATCGTCGACATGTACGAGAAGACGCGCGCTGCCGGCTTCGGCCAGGAAGTCAAGCGCCGCATCATGATCGGCACTTACGTGCTCTCGGCCGGCTATTACGACGCCTATTATCTGCGTGCCCAGAAGGTCCGCACGCTGATCAAGCGCGATTTCGAACTCGCCTTCCACGCCGGCGTCGACGCCATCCTGACGCCCGCCACGCCGTCTTCGGCCTTCGGCATCGCCGACGAAAACTTGGCTTCCGATCCGGTCAAGATGTACCTCAACGACATCTTCACGGTGACGGTCAACATGGCCGGTCTCCCCGGCATCGCCGTCCCCGCCGGCCTCGACCCGAAGGGCCTGCCGCTCGGCCTGCAACTCATCGGCAAGCCATTCGACGAGGAAACCCTGTTCAAGACCGCCCACGTCATCGAACAGGCTGCCGGCAAGTTCACGCCGGCGAAGTGGTGGTAA
- the aat gene encoding leucyl/phenylalanyl-tRNA--protein transferase: MAGPRGRNPGITPEILLRAYSIGLFPMAESADDPEIFWVEPELRGVLPLDTFHISKSLTKTIRRKPFDIRFNTDFDAVIAACAEHTSGRPSTWINKTIKSLYSTLNHIGHAHSVEAWEGSKLVGGLYGVSLGSAFFGESMFSRRTDASKICLVYLVERLKQRGFTLLDTQFTTEHLRTFGAIDVPKDQYTRMLEKAMESPNLSFSNG, translated from the coding sequence ATGGCAGGGCCGCGCGGCAGAAATCCTGGCATTACTCCGGAAATTCTGCTGCGCGCCTATTCCATCGGTCTCTTCCCCATGGCGGAATCGGCTGACGATCCGGAAATCTTCTGGGTCGAACCCGAACTGCGGGGCGTGCTGCCGCTCGACACTTTCCACATTTCGAAAAGCCTGACGAAAACGATCCGTCGCAAGCCCTTCGATATTCGTTTCAACACGGATTTCGATGCCGTTATCGCCGCCTGCGCTGAGCATACCAGCGGCCGGCCAAGCACCTGGATCAACAAGACCATCAAGTCGCTCTATTCGACCCTCAACCATATCGGCCATGCGCACTCCGTTGAGGCTTGGGAGGGCAGCAAACTGGTCGGTGGGCTCTATGGCGTATCGCTAGGCTCGGCCTTCTTCGGGGAGAGCATGTTTTCACGCCGCACCGACGCCTCGAAGATCTGTCTTGTCTATCTGGTCGAGCGCCTCAAGCAGCGCGGCTTCACCCTCCTCGATACTCAATTCACCACCGAGCATCTGAGGACATTCGGCGCGATCGACGTGCCAAAGGATCAATATACAAGGATGCTCGAGAAAGCGATGGAATCGCCCAATCTGAGCTTCTCCAACGGTTGA